Proteins encoded in a region of the Candidozyma auris chromosome 7, complete sequence genome:
- the RIB4 gene encoding lumazine synthase RIB4 produces MAVKGLGEIDQQYDGSGLRIGILHARWNSKIIDNLVKGAIERLKSLGVKEDNIVVESVPGSFELPYGTKLFVEKQKKLGKPLDAVIPIGVLIKGSTMHFEYICDSVTHQLMKLNFELDLPVIFGVLTCLSEDQAEARAGLIEGKMHNHGEDWGAAAVEMSLKFRV; encoded by the coding sequence atggctgTGAAAGGACTCGGCGAGATTGACCAGCAATACGACGGCTCTGGCTTGCGCATTGGTATTCTTCATGCCAGATGGAACTCCAAAATCATCGACAACCTTGTGAAAGGTGCCATTGAAAGACTCAAGTCATTGGGCGTCAAGGAAGACAACATCGTCGTGGAGAGCGTGCCCGGCTCATTTGAGTTGCCTTATGGTACCAAGCTTTTCgttgaaaagcaaaagaagttgGGCAAGCCTTTGGACGCCGTGATCCCCATTGGCGTGTTGATCAAGGGCTCCACCATGCACTTCGAATACATCTGCGACTCTGTGACGCACCAATTGATGAAACTCAACTTTGAGTTGGATCTTCCAGTGATTTTTGGCGTGTTGACGTGTCTCTCTGAAGACCAAGCTGAGGCCAGAGCCGGTCTTATCGAGGGCAAGATGCACAACCACGGGGAAGACTGGGGCGCTGCAGCCGTTGAGATGTCTTTAAAGTTCAGAGTTTAG